The Deltaproteobacteria bacterium genome contains the following window.
GCCCTGATCATCTCCACCCACCTCCATCCTGATCACCACGAGGGGGTGGCGGCCTTCTCTCAGAGGGAGGTCTTAGTGGCCTTTCATCGAGAGGAAGAGAGGCACCTCAAGGCCTTTGGCTATCAGCTCTACCAGGCCATGGGACTCCCCATCCCTGCCATAAAACCCCATTTCTACCTCAAAGAGGGGATCTTAAAACTTGGAGAGGAAGAGTTTGGGGTCTTCCCAACCCCTGGCCACTCCCCTGGGTCCATCTCCCTCTATTGGAAGGAGAAAAGGGCCCTCCTTACCGGCGATGTCCTCTTCTGGGAAGGGGTGGGCAGGACGGATTTTTATGAGGGAGACAGCGCCCTCCTCAAGGAGAGCATCATAAGGCTTTCCCAGCTAGATGTGGAATATCTCCTGCCTGGACACGGCAAAATCATCGAGGGGAGAGAGGCCGTAAAGGAGAACTTCCGCTGGATCCAAGAGAAGATCTTTCCTCTCCTGTAGGTTCATGATTTGGTGAAGATTCCCTTTACTCGCCCCCTATATTCTTTGTCTAACCTGTCGGTAAAATCGGCCCAACCGGGGCTGGAATCGAGATTCGGTTCCACAGCCGTTCCGGATATCCCCTTGCGGGCCAATTCCTCTCGAAGCTCCTTCTCCATTTTCTGATATCCTTTCTCTCTCTCCTTCTGGTAGCTTGAGGTCAGCTCCCGCAGGGCCTTGACGATATCCTTTCCCTTCCCCTTCAGCAAGATCTCCAACCCCTCCAGGATCGTCGTGGAGGGGTCCTCCAGGGAGTAGGTGGAGATGAGGAGCTCGGTGAGGGCCTTCTTCACATCCTCTCTTGCCCCCTGCAACTCCTTTTTCAGGGTACTGAGGTCCTTTTGGTCCCCTTGAACGAAATAGCGGTTTAAAAGGCGCTGGGCCAGGTCTTCGACTTCTTCCTGCCTGAACCTCTCCCTCTCCTCTGGTGTTATCTCCAGTTTACCTATCTTTTCCATCACGAGGTCCACGGTGCTCTTGATCTCAGCCATTTTCTGCCTCCTCAGTACTCGACCTTGACCAAACGGGAGAGGGGACTCTCGTTGCATCGGGGAGAGTTATCCACGGCGGTAATGGCATAATAGTAGCTTTTACCCCTTTCTGCGCTGAGGTCGAGGAAATGGGTCTCTTCGATTACCTTTTTATTGATTTTGCGTAATTCCCCTTCCGATACCTCACGACGGTAGACATTGTAGCCCAACAGGTCGGCCTCTTCGTTGGGGAACCAATCGAGTTCGATCCCCTCCTCTTGGGGTATGGCGATCAAGCCACTGGGAGGAAGAGGGGGGGTAATATCTATGGGAATGGCTGCGATCTCCTCGGAGCTCTTTCCCTCCACCGGCGTTTCGCCGCAAACCTTCACCCCCCGAACAACATAGAGATATTTCCTTTCGTTCTGCAGCCCCTTATCGAGGTAAGTTTCCTCTTTTACCGGAGTCTTGTTCAGGGGGTCAGAAGGAAATGGGTTTCCTTCCTGTCTTCGGTATATATCGTACCCATCCGCCCCTTCTACTGGCTTCCAGGATAACAGGACCGATCTATCCCTCCCTTCTCCCTTGAGGGATGAGGGGGGTGCCGGAGGAGCGCCCCATTGGATCATCGCCTCGTTGGAGGGGGGGCTGGGATAACCCCAATGGTTGATGCCAATTACCTTATAGATATATATGGTTCCCTCCCTGAGGTCTTCGTCCCTCCAGGTCAAGGTACCCCTCTCCAGGCGGTAACCCTCTGGGGCGCGAAGGTCAAGATCAGCCCTTATCCGGAACTCGCCGGGACACTCCACACACCCTCTCGCCTCTTCCCTCCTGAGGACCCTGAAGCCCACCAGATCGACTGGTTTGGAGCCATCCATATTTTCACGCGGCACGCTCCAGCTCAGGTACAATTCACCTTCACGTACCTTTCCTTGCAGGTCAGAGATGGCCTTAGGTACCAATACATCAGGGGGGATGGGAGGGGCCTTGACGCCGCATCCTCCCACTAGGATGATGAGAAGGGTCAAGAGAGGGAGGATGCTCTTCTTCAACATGCCAGCTCCTCTTGGGCCCGCTTTATCTGTTCAGCCACCCTTTGGCGAGCTGTCCCCCCTATGCTTTGACGATGATCCACCGAGCCCTCTATGCGAATATAGTCGAAGATGTCCTCTCCGATGGCCGGGGAGAACGATCGGAGTTCGTCCAGGGAGAGATCCTCTAGCTTTTTGTCTTTCTCTTCGGCGTATTTTACCACCTTCCCGGCGATCTGGTGGGCCTTCCTAAAGGGGATCCCCTTTTTGACCAGGTAATCGGCCAGATCGGTGGCGTTGGTGAAGCCCTTGGCAGCGGCCTCCTTCATCCTCTCTTGGTTTACCTCTACCCCCTCGAGGAGTTTGGCCATAATTCTAAGGGATGCCTTCACTGTATCGATGGCGTTGAATAGGGGTTCTTTGTCCTCTTGGAGATCCCTATTATACGCCAAGGGGAGGGCCCTGAGGATGGTGAGCAAAGAGACAAGGGCGCCGTAGACCCTCCCCGTCTTTGCCCTGATCAGCTCCAGCACATCGGGGTTCTCCTTTTGGGGCATGATGCTGCTGCCAGTGCAGAAGGATTGAGGCAGGCGCAGGAAGCCGAACTCCGGGGTGGACCACAGGATGAGCTCCTCACAAAGGCGGCTGAGGTGCATCATTATGAGGGCGCAGTGGGAGAGAAACTCCACCACGAAGTCCCTATCGCTCACTGCATCGATGCTGTTCTGGCTGATTTCGGCAAGGCCCAACAACTCGGCCAAATACTTCCGGTCTATGGGATAAGGGGTGCCGGCCATGGCTCCGCTGCCCAAGGGGAGGACACCCATCCTGCGCAGGGCTTCGGTCAATCTCTCCCTATCCCTCTTGAACATCTCATAATAGGCCATCAGGTGGTGGGAGAAGAGGATGGGTTGGGCCTTGCGCAGGTGGGTGTACCCAGGCATGATTGCGTTCATATGTTTGGCAGCCTGTTCCACCAAACTGGCCTGAAGCCCCTTTAAGAGACCGAGGGTGCTGATCACCTCCTCTTTGAGGTAAAGGCGCATGTCCAGGGATACCTGATCGTTTCTGCTCCTGCCCGTGTGGAGTTTGCCCCCCACCTCCCCGATCTTCTCCCGCAGTCTTTGTTCGATATGCATATGGATATCTTCCCAACGGGTGGAAAAGGGGAACTCCTTCAGCTCTATCTCCTCTTCTATATCTTTCAGGGCTTGAAGGATCTTTCCCCTCTCCTCCTGGGAGAGGATCCCCGCCCTTGCCAACGCCTCACAGTAGGCCATGCTCCCCTTAATATCGAAACGATAAAGCCTTTTATCAAAGGAGATGGAAGAGGTAAACTCCTCTGCTAGATCGTGCATCTCTTGGGTAAATCTCCCTCCCCAGGGTTTTTCCGCCATAACTATCTCCTCTCACCAAAGATCGCCCTGCCCACCCTGACCATGGTAGCCCCTTCTTCAATGGCCACTTCAAAATCCACAGACATCCCCATGGATAGCTCCGGCAGGGGGATGCCATCCCTCTCTATCTCCTCCTTGATCCTTCGCAGAGAGATGAAATAGGGTCTGGCCAGCTCAGAGTCATCAAAATATGGTGGCATGGTCATGAGCCCCTTTAAAGAGGTGTTTTTCAGGGCCTTTATCTCATGGGCCAGCTCCAAGGCCTCCTCCTTGCGTA
Protein-coding sequences here:
- a CDS encoding MBL fold metallo-hydrolase encodes the protein MRLFDGLFFYPWTNPTENNCNTYVIDGDIPTLIDVGHLRYLTGLFQLMEKDGISPGKIALIISTHLHPDHHEGVAAFSQREVLVAFHREEERHLKAFGYQLYQAMGLPIPAIKPHFYLKEGILKLGEEEFGVFPTPGHSPGSISLYWKEKRALLTGDVLFWEGVGRTDFYEGDSALLKESIIRLSQLDVEYLLPGHGKIIEGREAVKENFRWIQEKIFPLL
- the argH gene encoding argininosuccinate lyase; this translates as MAEKPWGGRFTQEMHDLAEEFTSSISFDKRLYRFDIKGSMAYCEALARAGILSQEERGKILQALKDIEEEIELKEFPFSTRWEDIHMHIEQRLREKIGEVGGKLHTGRSRNDQVSLDMRLYLKEEVISTLGLLKGLQASLVEQAAKHMNAIMPGYTHLRKAQPILFSHHLMAYYEMFKRDRERLTEALRRMGVLPLGSGAMAGTPYPIDRKYLAELLGLAEISQNSIDAVSDRDFVVEFLSHCALIMMHLSRLCEELILWSTPEFGFLRLPQSFCTGSSIMPQKENPDVLELIRAKTGRVYGALVSLLTILRALPLAYNRDLQEDKEPLFNAIDTVKASLRIMAKLLEGVEVNQERMKEAAAKGFTNATDLADYLVKKGIPFRKAHQIAGKVVKYAEEKDKKLEDLSLDELRSFSPAIGEDIFDYIRIEGSVDHRQSIGGTARQRVAEQIKRAQEELAC